One genomic window of Haloferax mediterranei ATCC 33500 includes the following:
- the lonB gene encoding ATP-dependent protease LonB: MSNDTNTDDSLHEREDSPDEMPSDEGIGSGQDFQHEEAEEVDKKTIDDLGSDVEIEADVADNVDEDDLLGGLQIETTDEISVPDRLVDQVIGQEHARDVIMKAAKQRRHVMMIGSPGTGKSMLAKAMSELLPREELQDVLVYHNPDDGNQPKVRTVPAGKGDQIVEAHKEEARKRNQMRSFLMWIIIAVVLGYSLIIASPPQVLLGILAAGIIYLAFRYGSRGSDAMIPNLIVNNADQKAAPFQDATGAHAGALLGDVRHDPFQSGGMETPSHDRVEPGAIHKANKGVLFVDEINTLDVRSQQHLMTAIQEGEFGITGQSERSSGAMVQTDPVPTDFIMIAAGNLDAMENMHPALRSRIKGYGYEVYMDDTIEDTPEMRRKYARFVAQEVSNDGRLPAFTEQAVEEIILEARRRAGRKGHLTLEFRDLGGLVRVAGDIARGENAELTTRDHVLQAKRRARSIEQQIADQYIQRRKDYELSVNDGFVTGRVNGLAVMGEDSGIMLPVMAEVTPSQGPGQVIATGQLKEMAEESVQNVSAIIKKFSNQDLSEMDVHVQFVQTGQQGVDGDSASITVATAVISALEDIPIDQSVAMTGSLSVRGDVLPVGGVTHKIEAAAKAGCETVIIPAANEQDVMIEDEYKEMVDIIPVSHISEVLDVALEGEPEKDSLVDRLKSITGSALNKSKGVGPSSPSPQ, from the coding sequence ATGAGTAACGATACGAACACCGACGACAGCCTCCACGAGCGGGAGGACTCCCCCGACGAGATGCCCTCTGACGAGGGTATCGGTAGCGGGCAGGACTTCCAGCACGAGGAGGCCGAAGAGGTCGACAAGAAGACTATCGACGACCTCGGGAGCGACGTCGAGATTGAGGCCGACGTGGCCGACAACGTGGACGAAGATGACCTCCTCGGTGGTCTCCAAATCGAGACGACCGACGAGATTTCCGTCCCAGATCGGCTCGTCGACCAAGTAATCGGACAGGAGCACGCTCGCGACGTTATCATGAAGGCGGCCAAACAGCGCCGTCACGTCATGATGATTGGCTCCCCCGGGACGGGGAAGTCGATGCTCGCGAAAGCGATGTCCGAACTGCTTCCGCGCGAGGAGCTTCAAGACGTTCTCGTCTACCACAATCCCGACGACGGTAACCAACCCAAGGTCCGCACAGTCCCTGCAGGGAAGGGTGACCAGATTGTCGAGGCACACAAAGAAGAGGCGCGCAAGCGCAACCAGATGCGCTCGTTCCTCATGTGGATTATCATCGCGGTCGTGTTGGGCTACTCGCTCATCATCGCGTCCCCTCCGCAGGTTCTCCTCGGCATTCTCGCGGCAGGTATCATCTACCTCGCATTCCGCTACGGCTCTCGCGGAAGCGACGCGATGATTCCGAACCTCATCGTGAACAACGCCGACCAGAAGGCAGCGCCCTTCCAGGACGCCACGGGTGCCCACGCAGGTGCACTCCTCGGCGACGTTCGCCACGACCCGTTCCAGTCCGGTGGCATGGAAACGCCGAGTCACGACCGCGTCGAGCCGGGTGCCATCCACAAGGCGAACAAGGGCGTCTTGTTCGTCGACGAGATTAACACTCTCGACGTGCGCAGCCAACAGCACTTGATGACGGCCATTCAGGAAGGCGAGTTCGGCATTACGGGTCAGTCCGAGCGCTCTTCGGGCGCGATGGTCCAGACCGACCCCGTCCCGACGGACTTCATCATGATTGCCGCCGGGAACCTCGACGCGATGGAGAACATGCACCCCGCACTCCGCTCTCGTATCAAGGGCTACGGGTACGAGGTCTACATGGACGACACCATCGAGGACACCCCCGAGATGCGCCGCAAGTACGCGCGTTTCGTGGCACAGGAGGTCAGCAACGACGGCCGACTGCCCGCGTTCACCGAACAAGCGGTCGAGGAAATCATCCTCGAAGCCCGCCGCCGTGCTGGCCGCAAAGGTCACCTCACCCTCGAATTCCGTGACCTCGGTGGACTCGTTCGCGTCGCAGGCGACATCGCCCGCGGCGAGAACGCGGAACTCACGACCCGCGACCACGTGCTGCAGGCCAAGCGCCGTGCGCGCTCCATCGAGCAGCAGATCGCGGACCAGTACATCCAGCGCCGCAAGGACTACGAACTCTCGGTCAACGACGGCTTCGTCACCGGCCGCGTCAACGGTCTCGCCGTCATGGGCGAGGACTCCGGTATCATGCTCCCCGTGATGGCCGAAGTCACGCCCTCGCAGGGTCCCGGCCAGGTTATCGCCACCGGGCAGCTCAAGGAGATGGCCGAAGAGTCCGTCCAGAACGTCTCGGCCATCATCAAGAAGTTCTCCAACCAGGACCTCTCGGAGATGGACGTGCACGTGCAGTTCGTCCAGACCGGCCAGCAAGGTGTCGACGGCGACTCCGCGTCCATCACGGTCGCGACCGCCGTCATCTCCGCGCTGGAGGACATCCCCATCGACCAGTCGGTCGCCATGACCGGTTCGCTGTCGGTGCGCGGTGACGTACTCCCCGTCGGCGGTGTCACGCACAAGATCGAAGCCGCCGCGAAGGCTGGCTGTGAGACGGTCATCATCCCTGCCGCTAACGAGCAGGACGTGATGATCGAAGACGAGTACAAGGAGATGGTCGATATCATCCCCGTCTCGCACATCAGCGAGGTTCTCGACGTCGCGCTCGAAGGCGAACCCGAGAAGGACTCACTCGTCGACCGGCTCAAGAGCATCACCGGCTCTGCCCTCAACAAGAGCAAGGGCGTCGGGCCGTCCAGCCCCAGCCCGCAGTAA
- a CDS encoding CPBP family intramembrane glutamic endopeptidase — translation MTDWAAFAGITGFVLAVLLSLAHLSRGIPHGDGADSTSFDDSDARATAPDEPAPSPSEGDERSRVTADIQTDASLQAAADAHATTDAVNRAETADTAETTETTETAGTTETTETAGTTETAEIPDTERTGDTAETPVAAETATATDAHDLASPSEPPVSGSAISEFASTPTDYPPHLLLANVAISQALLGGFLGLGAWYAEIPPGALGLSLADVPTKIGLGVALGVTLYVVNRVGSSVSKQFGLVPDEELRESLTPRSLVGWVLLFAVALPLIAGFEEFLFRGALIGAVAAGFDVSPWLMASLSSVTFGLGHGAQGRLGIIVTGLLGFVLAAAFVLTGSLLVVIVAHYLVNALEFVGHEVFDW, via the coding sequence ATGACTGATTGGGCGGCGTTCGCTGGTATCACCGGCTTCGTGCTCGCCGTCCTGCTTTCTCTCGCACATCTCTCACGGGGGATTCCCCACGGAGACGGTGCCGATTCGACTTCTTTCGACGACTCCGACGCCCGAGCGACAGCACCCGACGAACCTGCTCCGTCTCCGAGCGAGGGAGACGAGAGGTCACGGGTTACCGCCGACATTCAGACCGACGCTAGTTTGCAGGCCGCTGCTGACGCTCACGCGACAACAGACGCAGTAAACAGGGCGGAGACGGCAGATACAGCGGAGACGACAGAGACGACAGAGACGGCAGGGACGACAGAGACGACAGAGACGGCAGGGACGACAGAGACGGCGGAGATACCAGACACAGAGAGGACGGGCGATACGGCAGAAACACCAGTTGCAGCGGAGACAGCAACCGCAACAGACGCACATGACCTCGCCTCGCCCAGCGAACCACCCGTCTCTGGGTCGGCGATATCAGAGTTCGCGTCGACGCCGACGGACTACCCGCCGCATCTCCTCCTCGCCAACGTCGCCATCTCGCAGGCGCTTCTGGGCGGCTTCCTCGGTCTCGGCGCGTGGTACGCCGAGATTCCGCCCGGCGCGCTCGGACTCTCGCTCGCCGACGTCCCGACGAAAATCGGTCTCGGCGTCGCACTCGGTGTCACCCTCTACGTGGTGAACCGAGTGGGTTCATCCGTCAGCAAGCAGTTCGGCCTCGTCCCTGACGAGGAACTCCGGGAGTCGTTGACTCCCCGGTCGTTGGTGGGTTGGGTGCTGTTGTTCGCCGTTGCCCTCCCACTCATCGCGGGATTCGAAGAATTTCTGTTTCGAGGGGCGCTCATCGGTGCCGTTGCGGCCGGATTCGACGTGTCGCCGTGGCTCATGGCATCCCTCTCGTCGGTGACGTTCGGCCTCGGCCACGGCGCACAGGGTCGACTCGGAATCATCGTGACCGGACTGCTCGGATTCGTGCTCGCGGCGGCGTTCGTCCTCACCGGGAGTCTGCTCGTCGTTATCGTCGCTCACTACCTCGTGAACGCGCTGGAGTTCGTGGGCCACGAAGTGTTTGACTGGTGA
- a CDS encoding MGMT family protein, whose amino-acid sequence MDISGIYARESSTLGRPAQIGVAGGKVISVSFPDSLPADTESEHNYLDTVLDAIDGAEVDLSAVPIGLTVSTDQRSVLEALRNVPRGDTVDVSLLVRMAGLDPEDDDSERIVRDALASNPVPVVVPDHRVRDGPSAAPDEVVEALRRSEGL is encoded by the coding sequence ATGGATATCTCCGGAATCTACGCACGTGAATCGTCGACGCTCGGCCGACCCGCTCAGATTGGCGTGGCTGGCGGAAAAGTCATCAGCGTCTCGTTTCCGGACTCACTCCCGGCAGACACCGAGTCGGAGCACAACTATCTCGACACAGTCCTCGATGCCATCGACGGCGCGGAAGTCGACTTGAGCGCCGTTCCGATTGGGCTGACCGTCTCTACCGACCAGCGCAGCGTGTTGGAGGCGCTTCGTAACGTCCCGCGTGGGGATACTGTCGACGTCTCACTACTCGTCCGTATGGCGGGGTTAGACCCAGAGGACGACGACTCAGAGCGTATCGTTCGGGACGCGCTCGCCTCGAACCCGGTGCCAGTCGTCGTCCCCGACCACCGGGTGAGAGATGGACCGAGTGCCGCCCCAGACGAAGTTGTCGAGGCGCTCCGTCGGTCAGAAGGACTCTAA
- the trpC gene encoding indole-3-glycerol phosphate synthase, protein MNASGGGLAPEVRAILDAARERPGGDTRLSVDSRPFPDAVAATADAGRVPVIAEVKPTSPTTDGVRDDDPVELAREMVGGGATALSVLTEPEHFGGSTESLRRIREAVDVPVLRKDFILREEQLDAVESDLILLIARFVGEDLPDLVAAARNRGFQPLVEVHTREELTAALAAGADIIGVNNRDLGKLEVDLGTFEELAPEAPDDVLLVAESGVKTTDDVRRMREAGADALLVGTAIMDGDVRQNTENLTTQ, encoded by the coding sequence ATGAACGCTAGTGGAGGCGGATTAGCACCCGAAGTGCGCGCCATTCTGGATGCCGCACGGGAGCGACCGGGCGGCGACACACGTCTTTCGGTCGACTCGCGGCCGTTTCCGGACGCCGTGGCCGCGACAGCGGATGCCGGTCGGGTTCCGGTCATCGCCGAAGTGAAGCCCACGAGTCCGACAACGGACGGTGTCCGAGACGACGACCCAGTCGAACTGGCCCGCGAGATGGTCGGCGGCGGCGCGACAGCGTTGTCGGTGCTCACCGAACCTGAACACTTCGGCGGGTCAACGGAGTCGCTTCGACGTATCCGCGAGGCTGTCGACGTGCCCGTACTACGGAAGGATTTCATCTTGCGCGAGGAGCAACTCGACGCGGTCGAGTCGGACCTTATTCTCCTTATCGCGCGGTTCGTTGGTGAAGACCTCCCAGACCTCGTTGCGGCGGCCCGCAACCGCGGGTTCCAACCGCTCGTCGAGGTGCACACGCGTGAAGAACTCACCGCGGCGCTCGCGGCAGGCGCAGATATTATCGGCGTCAACAATCGTGACCTCGGGAAGCTTGAAGTCGACCTCGGAACGTTCGAGGAACTCGCACCTGAAGCTCCCGACGACGTGCTTCTCGTCGCGGAGAGTGGCGTGAAGACGACCGATGACGTTCGGCGGATGCGCGAGGCCGGTGCCGACGCCCTCCTCGTCGGGACCGCCATCATGGACGGCGACGTGCGACAGAATACTGAAAATCTAACAACACAATGA
- the trpB gene encoding tryptophan synthase subunit beta, with protein MSVDGKFGDYGGQYVPEALMPAIEELNDAYERYVLNNEDGFMDDFRARLRDFGGRPTPLQRAGRLSKRYGREVYLKREDLVHGGAHKLNNALGQVLLAKYMGKERIIAETGAGQHGTATAMACAHLDIPCEIYMGKRDINRQRPNVFRMKLNGSEVNPVTVGRGTLKEAISETMRDWATNVEDTHYVIGSVVGPHPFPSMVRDFQAVISEEARTQAHEQMGRLPDAVIACAGGGSNTMGAFAEFVEDDETSLYAVEAGGSTLEVDEEAGVAPNSASLTTGSEGILHGARTLLLQDRDGQIMESHSVSSGLDYAGVGPELAHLVDTGRVTAVNVDDDEALTAFHRLSQLEGIIPALETAHAFGYLEQVAGPDAPADSDEEADDLGEFVVVNVSGRGDKDLESAIEETYERDIDIAPNMDEFTGGL; from the coding sequence ATGAGTGTAGACGGCAAATTCGGCGACTACGGCGGACAGTACGTTCCCGAGGCCTTGATGCCGGCCATCGAGGAACTGAACGATGCGTACGAGCGGTACGTCCTGAACAACGAAGACGGCTTCATGGACGACTTCCGCGCACGATTGCGGGACTTCGGCGGACGACCGACGCCTCTCCAGCGCGCCGGCCGTCTCTCGAAGCGGTACGGCCGCGAGGTCTACCTCAAGCGAGAAGACCTCGTCCACGGCGGCGCACACAAACTCAACAACGCCCTCGGGCAGGTCTTGCTCGCGAAGTACATGGGCAAGGAACGAATCATCGCGGAGACGGGCGCGGGCCAGCATGGTACTGCCACGGCGATGGCTTGCGCGCACCTCGACATCCCCTGCGAAATCTACATGGGCAAACGCGACATCAACCGACAGCGACCCAACGTCTTCCGGATGAAACTCAACGGCTCGGAAGTCAACCCGGTTACCGTCGGTCGCGGCACGCTCAAGGAGGCCATCTCCGAGACGATGCGCGACTGGGCGACCAACGTCGAAGACACGCACTACGTCATCGGCTCCGTGGTCGGCCCGCACCCCTTCCCGAGCATGGTTCGGGACTTCCAGGCGGTCATCTCCGAGGAAGCGCGGACGCAAGCCCACGAGCAGATGGGACGACTCCCCGACGCCGTCATCGCGTGCGCTGGCGGCGGGTCGAACACGATGGGCGCGTTCGCCGAGTTCGTGGAGGATGATGAAACCAGCCTCTACGCCGTCGAAGCCGGCGGTTCGACGCTCGAAGTCGACGAAGAAGCGGGTGTCGCCCCTAATTCGGCCTCGCTCACGACCGGCAGCGAAGGAATCCTCCACGGCGCTCGAACCCTCCTCTTGCAGGACCGCGACGGCCAGATTATGGAGTCGCATTCGGTCTCGTCGGGTCTCGACTATGCCGGTGTCGGCCCGGAACTCGCACACCTCGTCGATACCGGTCGCGTCACCGCCGTCAACGTCGACGACGATGAAGCCCTGACCGCATTCCACCGTCTCTCCCAGTTGGAGGGCATCATTCCCGCGTTGGAGACGGCCCACGCCTTCGGTTACCTCGAACAGGTCGCAGGTCCCGATGCTCCCGCAGACAGCGACGAAGAGGCCGACGACCTCGGCGAGTTCGTCGTCGTCAACGTCTCCGGCCGCGGCGACAAGGACCTCGAATCGGCCATCGAGGAGACCTACGAGCGCGACATCGATATCGCGCCGAACATGGACGAGTTCACGGGGGGACTGTAA
- the trpA gene encoding tryptophan synthase subunit alpha, translated as MSLEDAFADGPAFIPYLAAGDPDYESSLEYVEALERGGADIIELGLPFSEPVAEGPTIQNAVVRSLESGMTPTRFFEFVEDLDVSVPLVCMTYYNLIYRYGDNSGPRPFVEKAADVGIEGFVVPDLPAEESDPLREACDEFGLDLVFIVAPTTRGERLERIMQQVSGYVYVQARLGTTGAQTSVSDQTDSSLARLSEYDVPKAVGFGISSGDHAERIVRSGADGIIVGSALVDIVAAGHEDGDDPGTVADRLETLARELKEGALSGASQRPPHSERT; from the coding sequence ATGTCGCTCGAAGACGCCTTCGCCGACGGCCCGGCGTTCATTCCGTATCTCGCCGCCGGCGACCCGGATTACGAGTCCTCCCTCGAATACGTGGAGGCGCTCGAACGCGGCGGCGCGGATATTATCGAACTCGGCTTGCCCTTCTCCGAACCCGTCGCGGAGGGGCCGACCATCCAGAACGCGGTCGTTCGCTCGCTCGAAAGCGGCATGACGCCGACGCGATTCTTCGAGTTCGTCGAAGACCTCGACGTGTCGGTGCCGCTCGTCTGTATGACCTACTACAACCTCATCTACCGCTACGGTGATAACTCCGGCCCGCGCCCGTTCGTCGAGAAGGCGGCCGACGTCGGCATCGAGGGATTCGTCGTTCCCGACCTGCCCGCCGAAGAGTCCGACCCGCTCCGCGAGGCGTGCGACGAGTTCGGTCTCGACCTCGTGTTCATCGTCGCGCCGACGACCCGCGGCGAGCGTCTCGAACGCATCATGCAGCAGGTCTCTGGGTACGTCTACGTCCAGGCGCGACTCGGCACGACCGGCGCGCAGACGAGCGTCTCCGACCAGACTGATTCGTCGCTCGCCCGCCTGAGCGAATACGACGTGCCCAAGGCAGTCGGGTTCGGAATCAGTAGCGGTGACCACGCCGAACGAATCGTCCGAAGCGGTGCTGACGGTATTATCGTCGGGAGCGCGCTCGTCGATATCGTGGCCGCGGGCCATGAGGACGGTGACGACCCGGGAACGGTCGCTGACCGCCTCGAAACGCTCGCCCGCGAACTTAAAGAAGGCGCACTCTCGGGTGCTTCGCAACGCCCACCGCATTCGGAACGCACATAA
- a CDS encoding 2-amino-3,7-dideoxy-D-threo-hept-6-ulosonate synthase: protein MNTDVGISARLERISTDGRYLVVPMDHGITLGPVKGLVDIESTIDGITRGGADAVLTHKGTAPRVHPNKNGKGYIVHVNGSTVIGPDENDKRLTGTVEDALRVGADAVSFHINVGSDYEPDQMTQLANLCSRAADFGVPVLAMSYARGPGIDEQDPEALAHAVRLAEEVGADVVKTAYTGDADTFSRVVEATRLPVVIAGGSRGTDRETVEMVRGTMDAGAAGVSMGRSIFQHDDPEAITRAVSAVIHDDADVDTALERAGLGLEA, encoded by the coding sequence ATGAACACTGACGTTGGCATCTCTGCACGACTCGAACGCATCTCCACAGACGGACGATACCTCGTCGTCCCGATGGACCACGGAATCACGCTCGGCCCGGTCAAAGGCCTCGTGGACATCGAATCGACAATCGACGGCATCACACGTGGTGGCGCGGACGCCGTCCTCACACACAAGGGGACAGCACCTCGCGTCCACCCGAATAAAAACGGCAAAGGCTACATCGTCCACGTAAATGGCTCGACGGTAATCGGCCCGGACGAAAACGACAAACGGCTCACCGGCACCGTCGAAGACGCGCTTCGCGTCGGTGCCGACGCCGTCTCGTTCCACATCAACGTCGGGTCGGACTACGAACCCGACCAGATGACGCAACTCGCAAATCTCTGTTCTCGCGCCGCCGACTTCGGCGTCCCCGTTCTCGCGATGTCCTACGCGCGCGGCCCCGGAATCGACGAACAGGACCCGGAAGCACTCGCACACGCCGTCCGACTCGCCGAGGAAGTCGGTGCCGACGTGGTGAAGACGGCCTACACCGGCGATGCGGATACGTTCAGCCGCGTCGTCGAGGCCACGCGCCTGCCCGTCGTCATCGCTGGCGGCAGTCGCGGCACCGACCGCGAGACGGTCGAGATGGTCCGCGGGACGATGGACGCCGGTGCCGCCGGTGTCTCGATGGGCCGGTCTATCTTCCAGCACGACGACCCCGAAGCTATCACCCGCGCCGTGAGTGCTGTCATCCACGACGACGCCGACGTCGACACCGCGCTCGAACGCGCCGGGCTCGGTCTCGAAGCGTAA
- a CDS encoding methylated-DNA--[protein]-cysteine S-methyltransferase, with protein MHVTMWGFDVELDERLVDTSADDLCDQLSEYEQGARRSFDADVHIPDSFTGDVMRAMLDIPYGETRTYGQIAEVVGSHPVAIGQACGRNPVPLVVPCHRVVGSDSLGGFSAAGGTDLKRALLAHERDEETEQLVLSAYRS; from the coding sequence ATGCACGTCACGATGTGGGGGTTCGATGTGGAACTCGACGAGCGACTGGTCGACACTTCGGCAGACGACCTCTGCGACCAGCTTTCCGAGTACGAACAGGGTGCGCGCAGGTCGTTCGACGCCGACGTTCACATTCCCGACTCGTTCACTGGGGATGTGATGCGGGCGATGCTCGACATCCCATACGGCGAGACTCGAACCTACGGGCAGATTGCAGAGGTGGTGGGAAGCCACCCTGTCGCCATCGGACAGGCCTGCGGGCGAAACCCAGTACCGCTGGTTGTCCCGTGTCACCGTGTCGTCGGTTCGGACTCGCTCGGCGGCTTTTCGGCTGCGGGTGGAACTGACCTGAAGCGAGCGCTACTCGCCCACGAGCGCGACGAAGAGACAGAGCAGTTGGTACTATCCGCGTATCGCTCGTAG
- a CDS encoding GNAT family N-acetyltransferase, with protein MVHVRPATPDDAPHILALHVESIRAFGPTAYDETQVAAWAEKDGGVEQYPLDDEAHHLVVAEKNDNIVGYGHLIPKAQETRAVYVHPDYGRQGVGSAILTHLEGRAREEGVAYLELWASRNAVAFYERMGYQRIGDETIEKQYEGRRVPLSVVVMEKSL; from the coding sequence ATGGTTCACGTTCGCCCCGCTACACCGGACGACGCACCCCATATTTTGGCTCTCCACGTCGAATCTATCCGCGCTTTTGGCCCGACGGCATACGACGAAACGCAGGTTGCGGCGTGGGCCGAGAAAGACGGCGGTGTCGAGCAGTATCCGCTCGACGATGAAGCTCACCACCTCGTGGTCGCGGAGAAGAATGACAATATCGTCGGCTACGGACATCTGATTCCGAAAGCCCAAGAAACCCGGGCGGTGTACGTGCATCCGGACTATGGCCGTCAGGGCGTCGGTTCGGCTATCCTCACTCATCTAGAAGGACGTGCCCGTGAAGAGGGCGTAGCGTATCTCGAACTCTGGGCATCGCGTAATGCAGTCGCGTTCTACGAACGGATGGGTTATCAGCGGATTGGGGACGAAACAATCGAGAAGCAGTACGAGGGGCGTCGAGTACCGCTTTCGGTGGTCGTGATGGAGAAGTCGCTCTGA
- a CDS encoding helix-turn-helix domain-containing protein yields MPRVQLRVDGGPVTDTLADISTAFPDAVFRVLSALPDGDFLFDIVEVTTVDADELVEHLSETPAVRSFEVLHADDERVLLQFVVPTSVTYSALVAAEIIPQQPVSLRDGWYRNGVTASHEQLSAYLRELVAAEVPYEIASVSQTFDSNELLTSRQWEFVTEAVERGFYDTPRRCTLDELAEVLDINLSAASRLRHRAESRLAKAYVIDAAP; encoded by the coding sequence ATGCCTCGCGTACAATTGCGGGTCGACGGCGGTCCGGTAACAGATACCTTGGCCGACATCTCGACCGCGTTCCCAGACGCTGTGTTCCGCGTCCTGTCAGCCCTTCCCGACGGTGATTTTCTATTCGATATCGTCGAAGTGACGACGGTCGATGCGGACGAACTCGTCGAGCACCTCTCGGAGACTCCCGCAGTACGCTCCTTCGAGGTCCTTCACGCGGACGACGAACGGGTACTCCTGCAGTTCGTCGTTCCGACTTCGGTGACGTACTCCGCGCTCGTCGCCGCCGAAATTATCCCGCAACAGCCAGTCTCACTTCGAGACGGCTGGTACAGAAACGGCGTAACTGCCTCACACGAGCAGTTGTCCGCGTATCTGCGTGAGTTGGTCGCGGCTGAAGTTCCGTACGAGATCGCTTCGGTGTCTCAGACGTTCGATTCGAACGAACTGCTTACGAGTCGCCAGTGGGAGTTCGTGACCGAAGCGGTCGAACGGGGATTCTACGACACTCCGCGACGGTGTACACTCGACGAATTGGCCGAGGTGCTGGACATCAACTTGTCGGCGGCGAGCCGATTGCGTCACCGAGCCGAGAGCCGACTGGCAAAAGCGTACGTCATCGATGCAGCGCCGTAG
- a CDS encoding nitroreductase family protein: MVESNPQAEFRTDISEYRTPSYDIAPVFVNRWSPRAMTGESLSEDEFMPLFEAARWAPSAFNDQPWRFLYATRESNHWDTYLGLLSEGNRVWAKRAAVFAVILSKTTFDHNGTPSRTHSFDSGAAWQNLALEGSRRGLVVHGIGGFDYERTEATLSIPPGYAVEAMAAIGVRGSPDTLPTGLREREQPSDRKQLAAVVTDGEFDFAESEGR; encoded by the coding sequence GTGGTTGAATCCAATCCGCAAGCCGAATTTCGAACCGATATCAGTGAGTACCGTACTCCGAGCTACGATATCGCGCCGGTGTTCGTGAATCGATGGTCTCCTCGAGCGATGACTGGCGAATCCCTCTCCGAAGACGAATTTATGCCGCTTTTCGAGGCGGCCCGGTGGGCACCGTCGGCGTTTAACGACCAACCGTGGCGCTTCCTGTATGCGACTCGGGAGAGCAATCACTGGGATACCTATCTCGGTCTTCTCTCTGAAGGCAATCGAGTCTGGGCGAAACGCGCCGCCGTGTTCGCCGTGATACTTTCGAAAACGACGTTCGACCACAACGGTACGCCGTCGCGAACACACTCGTTCGATTCGGGTGCTGCGTGGCAGAACTTGGCTCTTGAGGGATCGAGACGAGGGTTGGTCGTCCACGGGATTGGCGGGTTCGACTACGAGCGGACGGAAGCGACTCTCTCGATTCCACCGGGCTACGCGGTCGAGGCGATGGCGGCAATTGGCGTCCGAGGTTCACCAGATACACTGCCCACGGGCCTGAGAGAACGTGAACAGCCGAGCGACCGGAAACAACTGGCCGCTGTCGTCACCGACGGCGAGTTCGACTTCGCTGAAAGTGAAGGGCGCTGA
- a CDS encoding EamA family transporter, with translation MVRTNTWAAPVTLLLATGGLLGVSTNLAKLAGAVGLDPLAFLAWSVVGAAVVLVGVCSLRNQLPSLNARTIEYFVVSGLVGVAAPNLLFFAAVPRVGAAFVALAVAFPPLFTYLGALLLRLERFQTTRAAGVVLALGGAALLAALKLSEPAVDTFWVAATLTAPILLAGGNIYRTVRWPPGATPEELAPGMLATSGVMLLGVGAIAGLSDGGSEAFSLTIPTDHLAPTALVIAQAATFSLMYLLYFSLQKRGGPVYLSLLGSVGAVVGVPVAVVLLGEAPPQGLAGGSILIALGVGLVTLGSPKGG, from the coding sequence ATGGTCCGAACCAACACGTGGGCAGCCCCGGTCACCCTCTTACTCGCGACGGGCGGACTCCTCGGTGTTTCGACGAACCTTGCGAAGCTCGCTGGAGCGGTCGGTCTCGACCCGTTGGCCTTTCTCGCGTGGTCGGTCGTCGGTGCGGCGGTCGTCCTCGTCGGAGTTTGTTCGCTCCGAAATCAGCTCCCGTCGCTCAACGCCCGGACGATAGAGTACTTCGTTGTCTCCGGTCTCGTGGGTGTCGCCGCACCTAATCTCCTGTTTTTCGCCGCCGTTCCTCGCGTTGGGGCCGCCTTCGTCGCGCTCGCGGTAGCGTTCCCGCCGCTTTTCACCTATCTCGGCGCGCTCCTGCTTCGGCTGGAGCGGTTCCAGACTACTCGTGCGGCGGGTGTCGTCCTCGCGCTGGGAGGCGCTGCCTTGCTCGCCGCTCTCAAACTCTCCGAACCGGCTGTCGACACCTTCTGGGTCGCCGCAACGCTCACTGCGCCGATTCTCCTCGCCGGTGGGAACATCTACCGGACGGTGCGCTGGCCACCGGGAGCGACGCCGGAGGAACTTGCCCCCGGTATGCTCGCCACGTCCGGAGTTATGCTACTCGGCGTCGGCGCGATTGCAGGACTCTCGGACGGTGGTTCCGAGGCGTTTTCGCTCACTATCCCCACGGACCACCTCGCACCGACGGCGCTCGTCATCGCTCAGGCGGCGACGTTTTCGCTCATGTATCTTCTCTACTTCAGCCTCCAGAAGCGCGGCGGTCCGGTCTATCTGAGTCTTCTTGGCTCGGTGGGGGCCGTCGTCGGTGTCCCGGTCGCGGTGGTTCTGCTCGGGGAAGCCCCGCCGCAGGGGCTTGCCGGTGGTAGCATCCTAATCGCGCTCGGCGTGGGACTTGTCACACTCGGGAGTCCGAAAGGAGGTTGA